One Sparus aurata chromosome 5, fSpaAur1.1, whole genome shotgun sequence genomic window carries:
- the crybb2 gene encoding beta-crystallin B2 yields MATDHQNPASKQQQPGASAFKLVIYEQENFQGRCHELTGPCNNLQEAGVEKVGSILVLCGPWVGYEQPSCKGEQYVFEKGEYPRWDSWTNSRRSDIIAAFRPIKVDSQEHKIVLYENPSFAGKKIEIIDDDVPSFHAHGYQEKVSSVRVQSGTWVGYQYPGYRGYQYLFEKGEYKDNAEFGAQIPQIQSVRRIRDMQWHQRGAFHPVN; encoded by the exons CTGGTTATCTATGAGCAGGAAAACTTCCAGGGACGCTGCCATGAGCTGACTGGCCCCTGTAACAACCTCCAGGAAGCAGGCGTGGAGAAAGTGGGCTCCATACTGGTGCTGTGTGGACC ATGGGTGGGATACGAGCAGCCCAGCTGTAAGGGGGAGCAGTATGTGTTTGAGAAGGGGGAGTATCCTCGCTGGGATTCCTGGACCAACAGCAGGCGCAGTGACATCATCGCTGCATTCCGCCCAATTAAAGTG GACAGCCAGGAGCACAAGATTGTCCTTTACGAAAACCCCAGCTTTGCAGGTAAGAAGATAGAAATCATAGACGACGACGTCCCCAGCTTTCACGCACACGGCTACCAGGAGAAGGTCTCCTCCGTTCGGGTTCAGAGCGGCAC TTGGGTGGGCTACCAGTATCCAGGCTACAGAGGCTATCAGTACCTGTTTGAAAAGGGGGAGTATAAGGACAACGCAGAGTTCGGAGCCCAGATTCCTCAGATCCAGTCGGTGCGGCGCATCAGAGACATGCAGTGGCATCAGAGGGGTGCTTTTCACCCCGTCAACTAA
- the ctu1 gene encoding cytoplasmic tRNA 2-thiolation protein 1 — translation MPVLCSSCGNKRAVLKRPKTGHSLCKECFFWAFEEEVHQTIVSAKLFNHGERVGIAASGGKDSTVLAHLMKLLNERYNYGLELMLLSVDEGITGYRDDSLETVKRNEQQYELPLKIVSYEELYGWTMDAIVKQVGLKNNCTFCGVFRRQALDRGAIILKVDKICTGHNADDVAETVLMNVLRGDIARLRRCTAISTSSEGDGVVPRCKPLKYAYEKEIVLYAYFKKLDYFSTECIYSPNAYRGYARTFLKDLESVRPSSIMDVIHSGENLSVREGVKMPQQGTCNRCGYISSQALCKSCVLLEGLNRGLPRLGIGKHHRLHDKILSQQPLTEKEERKLKAVDF, via the exons ATGCCTGTCCTGTGCAGCAGCTGTGGGAACAAGCGCGCCGTTCTGAAGCGTCCAAAAACAGGCCACTCGCTGTGTAAGGAGTGCTTCTTCTGGGCCTTCGAGGAGGAGGTGCATCAGACGATCGTGTCAGCCAAGCTCTTCAATCACGGGGAGAGGGTCGGCATCGCTGCCTCCGGTGGGAAAGACTCCACGGTGCTCGCACATTTGATGAAGCTCCTGAACGAGCGGTACAACTACGGCCTCGAGCTGATGCTCCTGTCGGTGGACGAGGGGATCACTGGTTACAGAGACGACTCTTTGGAGACCGTAAAGAGGAATGAGCAGCAGTACGAGCTGCCGCTGAAGATCGTGTCATACGAGGAGCTGTACGGCTGGACGATGGATGCTATAGTGAAGCAAGTGGGACTGAAAAACAACTGCACCTTCTGTGGAGTGTTCAGGAGGCAGGCGCTCGACAGAGGAGCCATCATACTCAAGGTGGACAAGATATGTACAG GTCACAATGCGGATGACGTAGCAGAGACAGTTTTGATGAACGTCTTGCGGGGGGACATAGCTCGACTTCGCCGCTGCACCGCCATCTCCACATCCAGCGAGGGCGACGGGGTCGTGCCGCGCTGCAAGCCGCTCAAATACGCATATGAGAAAGAGATCGTTCTGTACGCTTACTTTAAGAAACTGGACTACTTTTCCACTGAGTGTATCTATTCTCCCAACGCCTACCGAGGCTACGCCAGGACCTTTTTAAAGGACCTGGAGAGTGTGAGGCCCAGCTCCATCATGGACGTCATCCACTCAGGAGAGAACCTGTCAGTGCGGGAGGGCGTGAAGATGCCTCAGCAGGGAACATGTAACCGCTGTGGATACATCTCCAGTCAGGCTCTGTGTAAGTCCTGCGTGCTGCTGGAGGGGCTGAACCGCGGCCTGCCCAGGCTGGGCATCGGAAAACACCACCGGCTGCACGACAAGATCCTCTCCCAGCAGCCGCTCactgagaaggaggagaggaagctgAAAGCCGTCGACTTTTGA
- the pxnb gene encoding histone-lysine N-methyltransferase 2D isoform X1, with the protein MDDLDALLADLESTTSHISKRPVFLSEETPYSIPTGGHSYQDVSVPPPVPPPPSAEALNGSLIDQPDSPHSSQQSLGSAQKSSWSRDSSSSPLSHIEEDHVYSFPNKQKSSDSSTAAMTSALGSNLSELDRLLLELNAVQQSSPSFPTTEEAAPPLPSCSITHYENGSGPDIMVSPPPQEKPKRNGTSRPDEARPSVESLLDELEGSVPSPSPPARHSDLDTPSQQQARISASCATRELDELMASLSDFKPSSLGSLLEPAAASSSSPHPAVSSSITPVASPFLLSHPSACASPLFSLPAGLELHIDEDGGDGGSSASHPSRLPPHSPISSLSAASDLDLDSVVDVSPNMLSSQNKTLLVLSQSNLMRNSPSPSNTTTTPSLTSVNTVLDHKSSKSPSPSVERISPSNTVGRFSDTTSKGSSSFHDLDLSFSPPYSSKNLTPPLSAPKTPSPLPVSLSVSPPSAHASSKTSSPSPVAPLMVPALGSSRQMLDSAPVAQRSSPLAVQAEPSLDEALDKLLAMSFVQNHTAAHVEEPELKMEAQCLGRGMQEELILPVDRNSVQPDTFTSATNTITDESVDGGTDGNGDLDWADEELSMSFHDGFDGTMTPYTERPYTDGSMTPLTEASWMDESMTPSSCPGTPDVALDLPLLQTPNIDRVSASGHIKSVIRRTKETPNVHPMFRDGHLRRKMGPVIVNKNTSQDRLIEELQGKFGIGRSERRRKQCDDWLTEGVIVMSKPQRSRADGAGCEVDKIIIPPESPLPVRKVLPPPSPPAPRRPPVLEEPKRPFPVQQLPVPIPPPPPPPPPPPRSPPPHPSHIREPVPAAAQHIIQASPPPPPIQEPPKPEPPPPVLKTPTRPPPVEPVIQAAPKLLVSVGCQTEYDPIFPPMQIMAQGKGGVPGGPPTQVNKLDNMLGSLQSDLNKLGVQTVAKGVCGACCKPIVGQVVTAMGRTWHPEHFVCTHCQEEIGSRNFFEREGQPYCEKDYHNLFSPRCYYCNGPILDKVVTALDRTWHPEHFFCAQCGSFFGPEGFHEKDGKAYCRKDYFDMFAPKCGGCARAILENYISALSSLWHPECFVCRECFTPFVNGSFFEHDGQPYCEVHYHERRGSLCSGCQKPITGRCITAMSKKFHPEHFVCAFCLKQLNKGTFKEQNDKPYCHGCFVKLFS; encoded by the exons ATGGACGATTTAg ACGCGTTGCTGGCGGACCTGGAGTCGACTACGTCCCACATCTCAAAGCGACCTGTGTTCCTGTCTGAGGAGACGCCGTACTCCATCCCCACCGGAGGACACTCCTACCAGGATGTGTCGGTTCCACCTCCAGTCCCTCCTCCGCCCTCAGCCGAGGCTCTGAACGGCTCCCTGATCGATCAGCCGGACTCCCCCCACTCCTCTCAGCAG TCTTTGGGTTCGGCTCAGAAGAGCTCCTGGTccagagacagcagcagctccccGCTGTCTCACATTGAAGAGGACCACGTCTACAG TTTTCCAAACAAACAGAAGTCATCAGACTCGTCAACGGCAGCCATGACGTCAGCGCTGGGCAGTAACCTGTCAGAGCTCGaccggctgctgctggagctcaaCGCCGTGCAGCAGAGCTCCCCGTCATTCCCCACCACAG AGGAGGCAGCTCCACCTTTACCGTCCTGCAGCATCACCCACTACGAGAACGGCAGCGGCCCAGACATCATGGTGAGCCCGCCGCCTCAGGAGAAACCCAAGAGGAACGGGACGAGTCGGCCCGACGAGGCCCGACCCTCCGTGGAGAGTCTGCTGGACGAGCTGGAGGGATCGGTGCCGTCTCCCAG TCCTCCGGCTCGCCACAGTGATCTGGACACTCCGTCTCAGCAGCAAGCCAGAATTTCCGCCTCCTGCGCCACCAGAGAGCTGGATGAGCTGATGGCCTCTTTGTCTGACTTCAAG CCCAGCTCTCTGGGCTCTCTGCTGGAGCCGGCAGccgcctcctccagctctcctcATCCTGCAGTCTCTTCCTCCATCACCCCCGTGGcttctcctttccttctgtCCCACCCGTCTGCCTgtgcctctcctctcttctctctgcctgCCGGTCTCGAGCTGCACATAGATGAGGACGGAGGAGACGGCGGCTCGTCGGCGTCTCATCCGAGCCGCCTCCCTCCACACAGTCCCAtatcctccctctctgctgccaGCGACCTCGACCTGGACTCTGTCGTCGACGTCTCTCCCAACATGCTGTCGTCCCAAAACAAGACTCTGCTCGTCCTCTCTCAGTCCAACCTGATGAGAAACAGTCCGAGTCcctccaacaccaccaccaccccctctcTGACCTCCGTTAACACCGTGCTGGACCACAAGTCCTCCAAGTCTCCGAGTCCGTCTGTAGAGCGGATCTCACCCTCAAATACTGTCGGTAGATTCTCTGACACTACGAGCAAAGGTTCTTCTTCCTTTCACGACCTCGATTTGAGTTTCTCTCCGCCATATTCTTCAAAAAACCTCACGCCTCCTCTCTCAGCTCCGAAGACTCCCTCgcccctccctgtctctctctctgtgtctcccccTTCTGCACACGCCTCCTCTAAAACATCCTCCCCCTCTCCGGTCGCTCCTCTGATGGTTCCGGCTCTCGGCTCCAGCAGACAGATGTTGGACTCGGCTCCTGTAGCTCAGAGAAGCAGCCCGCTGGCGGTGCAGGCGGAGCCCTCTCTGGACGAGGCGCTGGACAAGCTGCTCGCCATGAGCTTTGTACAGAATCACACGGCGGCACATGTGGAGGAGCCCGAGCTGAAGATGGAGGCTCAGTGTCTGGGCAGAGGGATGCAGGAGGAACTCATCCTGCCCGTCGATAGGAACAGCGTGCAGCCCGACACGTTCACCAGCGCCACCAACACCATCACAGACGAGTCTGTGGACGGAGGCACTGACGGGAACGGAGACCTGGACTGGGCCGACGAGGAGCTGTCCATGTCCTTCCACGATGGCTTTGACGGCACCATGACGCCGTACACCGAGAGGCCGTACACAGACGGCAGCATGACCCCGCTGACGGAGGCCAGCTGGATGGACGAGTCCATGACCCCGTCCTCCTGCCCCGGGACCCCTGACGTGGCCCTGGACCTGCCCCTGCTGCAGACTCCCAATATAGACCGAGTGTCAGCGTCAGGACAC atcAAATCAGTCATCAGACGCACGAAGGAGACGCCCAACGTCCACCCCATGTTCAGAGACGGTCACCTGCGCAGGAAGATGGGACCCGTCATCGTGAACAAGAACACCTCTCAGGACCGCCTCATCGAGGAGCTGCAGGGAAAGTTCGGGATCGGACGCTCGGAGCGGCGGCGTAAACAGTGTGACGACTGGCTGACAGAGGGCGTCATCGTCATGTCCAAACCGCAGCGTTCCCGCGCCGACGGGGCCGGCTGCGAGGTCGACAAG atcATAATCCCTCCTGAGTCTCCCCTCCCTGTGAGGAAGGtgctcccccctccctctccccccgcCCCTCGCCGTCCTCCCGTCTTAGAAGAACCAAAGCGACCCTTCCCCGTCCAGCAGCTCCCCGTCCCCatacctccaccacctcctcctcctcctcctccacctcgctCCCCCCCTCCACACCCCTCACACATCAGGGAGCCAgttcctgctgcagctcagcacATCATACAggcctcacctccacctcccccgaTTCAGGAACCTCCAAAACCAGAACCCCCTCCTCCTGTTCTTAAAACCCCGACCCGGCCTCCACCTGTAGAACCAGTGATACAAGCTGCACCTAAGCTGCTGGTGTCAGTAGGCTGCCAGACAGAGTACGACCCGATCTTCCCTCCGATGCAG ATTATGGCCCAGGGGAAGGGCGGTGTTCCCGGTGGACCTCCGACTCAGGTCAACAAGCTGGACAACATGCTGGGCAGCCTGCAGTCTGACCTCAACAAGCTGGGCGTGCAGACGGTCGCTAAAGGAGTGTGTGGTGCCTGCTGTAAGCCCATAGTGGGACAG GTGGTGACTGCGATGGGCCGGACGTGGCACCCCGAACACTTCGTGTGCACTCACTGTCAGGAGGAGATCGGCTCCAGGAACTTCTTCGAGCGTGAAGGACAGCCGTACTGTGAGAAAGATTACCACAACCTGTTCTCCCCACGCTGCTACTACTGCAACGGGCCCATACTGGAT AAAGTGGTGACGGCGCTGGATCGAACATGGCACCCTGAACACTTCTTCTGCGCTCAGTGTGGATCCTTCTTCGGCCCAGAAG GCTTCCATGAAAAGGACGGGAAGGCGTACTGCAGGAAGGATTACTTTGACATGTTTGCACCGAAGTGTGGCGGCTGCGCTCGGGCCATTCTGGAGAACTACATCTCGGCGCTGAGCAGCCTGTGGCATCCCGAGTGTTTCGTCTGCAGG GAGTGCTTCACCCCGTTTGTGAACGGCAGTTTCTTCGAGCACGACGGCCAGCCCTACTGTGAAGTGCACTACCACGAGCGCCGCGGCTCGCTCTGCTCCGGCTGTCAGAAGCCAATCACGGGCCGCTGCATCACAGCCATGTCCAAGAAGTTCCACCCGGAGCACTTCGTGTGCGCCTTCTGCCTGAAACAGCTCAACAAAGGCACGTTTAAAGAACAGAACGACAAACCGTACTGCCACGGCTGCTTCGTCAAGCTCTTCAGTTAG
- the pxnb gene encoding paxillin isoform X3, producing the protein MDDLDALLADLESTTSHISKRPVFLSEETPYSIPTGGHSYQDVSVPPPVPPPPSAEALNGSLIDQPDSPHSSQQSLGSAQKSSWSRDSSSSPLSHIEEDHVYSFPNKQKSSDSSTAAMTSALGSNLSELDRLLLELNAVQQSSPSFPTTEEAAPPLPSCSITHYENGSGPDIMVSPPPQEKPKRNGTSRPDEARPSVESLLDELEGSVPSPSPPARHSDLDTPSQQQARISASCATRELDELMASLSDFKIMAQGKGGVPGGPPTQVNKLDNMLGSLQSDLNKLGVQTVAKGVCGACCKPIVGQVVTAMGRTWHPEHFVCTHCQEEIGSRNFFEREGQPYCEKDYHNLFSPRCYYCNGPILDKVVTALDRTWHPEHFFCAQCGSFFGPEGFHEKDGKAYCRKDYFDMFAPKCGGCARAILENYISALSSLWHPECFVCRECFTPFVNGSFFEHDGQPYCEVHYHERRGSLCSGCQKPITGRCITAMSKKFHPEHFVCAFCLKQLNKGTFKEQNDKPYCHGCFVKLFS; encoded by the exons ATGGACGATTTAg ACGCGTTGCTGGCGGACCTGGAGTCGACTACGTCCCACATCTCAAAGCGACCTGTGTTCCTGTCTGAGGAGACGCCGTACTCCATCCCCACCGGAGGACACTCCTACCAGGATGTGTCGGTTCCACCTCCAGTCCCTCCTCCGCCCTCAGCCGAGGCTCTGAACGGCTCCCTGATCGATCAGCCGGACTCCCCCCACTCCTCTCAGCAG TCTTTGGGTTCGGCTCAGAAGAGCTCCTGGTccagagacagcagcagctccccGCTGTCTCACATTGAAGAGGACCACGTCTACAG TTTTCCAAACAAACAGAAGTCATCAGACTCGTCAACGGCAGCCATGACGTCAGCGCTGGGCAGTAACCTGTCAGAGCTCGaccggctgctgctggagctcaaCGCCGTGCAGCAGAGCTCCCCGTCATTCCCCACCACAG AGGAGGCAGCTCCACCTTTACCGTCCTGCAGCATCACCCACTACGAGAACGGCAGCGGCCCAGACATCATGGTGAGCCCGCCGCCTCAGGAGAAACCCAAGAGGAACGGGACGAGTCGGCCCGACGAGGCCCGACCCTCCGTGGAGAGTCTGCTGGACGAGCTGGAGGGATCGGTGCCGTCTCCCAG TCCTCCGGCTCGCCACAGTGATCTGGACACTCCGTCTCAGCAGCAAGCCAGAATTTCCGCCTCCTGCGCCACCAGAGAGCTGGATGAGCTGATGGCCTCTTTGTCTGACTTCAAG ATTATGGCCCAGGGGAAGGGCGGTGTTCCCGGTGGACCTCCGACTCAGGTCAACAAGCTGGACAACATGCTGGGCAGCCTGCAGTCTGACCTCAACAAGCTGGGCGTGCAGACGGTCGCTAAAGGAGTGTGTGGTGCCTGCTGTAAGCCCATAGTGGGACAG GTGGTGACTGCGATGGGCCGGACGTGGCACCCCGAACACTTCGTGTGCACTCACTGTCAGGAGGAGATCGGCTCCAGGAACTTCTTCGAGCGTGAAGGACAGCCGTACTGTGAGAAAGATTACCACAACCTGTTCTCCCCACGCTGCTACTACTGCAACGGGCCCATACTGGAT AAAGTGGTGACGGCGCTGGATCGAACATGGCACCCTGAACACTTCTTCTGCGCTCAGTGTGGATCCTTCTTCGGCCCAGAAG GCTTCCATGAAAAGGACGGGAAGGCGTACTGCAGGAAGGATTACTTTGACATGTTTGCACCGAAGTGTGGCGGCTGCGCTCGGGCCATTCTGGAGAACTACATCTCGGCGCTGAGCAGCCTGTGGCATCCCGAGTGTTTCGTCTGCAGG GAGTGCTTCACCCCGTTTGTGAACGGCAGTTTCTTCGAGCACGACGGCCAGCCCTACTGTGAAGTGCACTACCACGAGCGCCGCGGCTCGCTCTGCTCCGGCTGTCAGAAGCCAATCACGGGCCGCTGCATCACAGCCATGTCCAAGAAGTTCCACCCGGAGCACTTCGTGTGCGCCTTCTGCCTGAAACAGCTCAACAAAGGCACGTTTAAAGAACAGAACGACAAACCGTACTGCCACGGCTGCTTCGTCAAGCTCTTCAGTTAG
- the pxnb gene encoding flocculation protein FLO11 isoform X2: MDDLDALLADLESTTSHISKRPVFLSEETPYSIPTGGHSYQDVSVPPPVPPPPSAEALNGSLIDQPDSPHSSQQSLGSAQKSSWSRDSSSSPLSHIEEDHVYSFPNKQKSSDSSTAAMTSALGSNLSELDRLLLELNAVQQSSPSFPTTEEAAPPLPSCSITHYENGSGPDIMVSPPPQEKPKRNGTSRPDEARPSVESLLDELEGSVPSPSPPARHSDLDTPSQQQARISASCATRELDELMASLSDFKPSSLGSLLEPAAASSSSPHPAVSSSITPVASPFLLSHPSACASPLFSLPAGLELHIDEDGGDGGSSASHPSRLPPHSPISSLSAASDLDLDSVVDVSPNMLSSQNKTLLVLSQSNLMRNSPSPSNTTTTPSLTSVNTVLDHKSSKSPSPSVERISPSNTVGRFSDTTSKGSSSFHDLDLSFSPPYSSKNLTPPLSAPKTPSPLPVSLSVSPPSAHASSKTSSPSPVAPLMVPALGSSRQMLDSAPVAQRSSPLAVQAEPSLDEALDKLLAMSFVQNHTAAHVEEPELKMEAQCLGRGMQEELILPVDRNSVQPDTFTSATNTITDESVDGGTDGNGDLDWADEELSMSFHDGFDGTMTPYTERPYTDGSMTPLTEASWMDESMTPSSCPGTPDVALDLPLLQTPNIDRVSASGHIKSVIRRTKETPNVHPMFRDGHLRRKMGPVIVNKNTSQDRLIEELQGKFGIGRSERRRKQCDDWLTEGVIVMSKPQRSRADGAGCEVDKVCFSVLDSFPKNILHSLSLLSTFPALCFLFFFFFFRS; the protein is encoded by the exons ATGGACGATTTAg ACGCGTTGCTGGCGGACCTGGAGTCGACTACGTCCCACATCTCAAAGCGACCTGTGTTCCTGTCTGAGGAGACGCCGTACTCCATCCCCACCGGAGGACACTCCTACCAGGATGTGTCGGTTCCACCTCCAGTCCCTCCTCCGCCCTCAGCCGAGGCTCTGAACGGCTCCCTGATCGATCAGCCGGACTCCCCCCACTCCTCTCAGCAG TCTTTGGGTTCGGCTCAGAAGAGCTCCTGGTccagagacagcagcagctccccGCTGTCTCACATTGAAGAGGACCACGTCTACAG TTTTCCAAACAAACAGAAGTCATCAGACTCGTCAACGGCAGCCATGACGTCAGCGCTGGGCAGTAACCTGTCAGAGCTCGaccggctgctgctggagctcaaCGCCGTGCAGCAGAGCTCCCCGTCATTCCCCACCACAG AGGAGGCAGCTCCACCTTTACCGTCCTGCAGCATCACCCACTACGAGAACGGCAGCGGCCCAGACATCATGGTGAGCCCGCCGCCTCAGGAGAAACCCAAGAGGAACGGGACGAGTCGGCCCGACGAGGCCCGACCCTCCGTGGAGAGTCTGCTGGACGAGCTGGAGGGATCGGTGCCGTCTCCCAG TCCTCCGGCTCGCCACAGTGATCTGGACACTCCGTCTCAGCAGCAAGCCAGAATTTCCGCCTCCTGCGCCACCAGAGAGCTGGATGAGCTGATGGCCTCTTTGTCTGACTTCAAG CCCAGCTCTCTGGGCTCTCTGCTGGAGCCGGCAGccgcctcctccagctctcctcATCCTGCAGTCTCTTCCTCCATCACCCCCGTGGcttctcctttccttctgtCCCACCCGTCTGCCTgtgcctctcctctcttctctctgcctgCCGGTCTCGAGCTGCACATAGATGAGGACGGAGGAGACGGCGGCTCGTCGGCGTCTCATCCGAGCCGCCTCCCTCCACACAGTCCCAtatcctccctctctgctgccaGCGACCTCGACCTGGACTCTGTCGTCGACGTCTCTCCCAACATGCTGTCGTCCCAAAACAAGACTCTGCTCGTCCTCTCTCAGTCCAACCTGATGAGAAACAGTCCGAGTCcctccaacaccaccaccaccccctctcTGACCTCCGTTAACACCGTGCTGGACCACAAGTCCTCCAAGTCTCCGAGTCCGTCTGTAGAGCGGATCTCACCCTCAAATACTGTCGGTAGATTCTCTGACACTACGAGCAAAGGTTCTTCTTCCTTTCACGACCTCGATTTGAGTTTCTCTCCGCCATATTCTTCAAAAAACCTCACGCCTCCTCTCTCAGCTCCGAAGACTCCCTCgcccctccctgtctctctctctgtgtctcccccTTCTGCACACGCCTCCTCTAAAACATCCTCCCCCTCTCCGGTCGCTCCTCTGATGGTTCCGGCTCTCGGCTCCAGCAGACAGATGTTGGACTCGGCTCCTGTAGCTCAGAGAAGCAGCCCGCTGGCGGTGCAGGCGGAGCCCTCTCTGGACGAGGCGCTGGACAAGCTGCTCGCCATGAGCTTTGTACAGAATCACACGGCGGCACATGTGGAGGAGCCCGAGCTGAAGATGGAGGCTCAGTGTCTGGGCAGAGGGATGCAGGAGGAACTCATCCTGCCCGTCGATAGGAACAGCGTGCAGCCCGACACGTTCACCAGCGCCACCAACACCATCACAGACGAGTCTGTGGACGGAGGCACTGACGGGAACGGAGACCTGGACTGGGCCGACGAGGAGCTGTCCATGTCCTTCCACGATGGCTTTGACGGCACCATGACGCCGTACACCGAGAGGCCGTACACAGACGGCAGCATGACCCCGCTGACGGAGGCCAGCTGGATGGACGAGTCCATGACCCCGTCCTCCTGCCCCGGGACCCCTGACGTGGCCCTGGACCTGCCCCTGCTGCAGACTCCCAATATAGACCGAGTGTCAGCGTCAGGACAC atcAAATCAGTCATCAGACGCACGAAGGAGACGCCCAACGTCCACCCCATGTTCAGAGACGGTCACCTGCGCAGGAAGATGGGACCCGTCATCGTGAACAAGAACACCTCTCAGGACCGCCTCATCGAGGAGCTGCAGGGAAAGTTCGGGATCGGACGCTCGGAGCGGCGGCGTAAACAGTGTGACGACTGGCTGACAGAGGGCGTCATCGTCATGTCCAAACCGCAGCGTTCCCGCGCCGACGGGGCCGGCTGCGAGGTCGACAAGGTTTGCTTCAGTGTGCTCGACAGTTTTCCAAAAAATATCCTGCATTCACTTTCACTTCTCTCGACGTTTCctgctctctgttttctcttcttcttcttcttcttcagatcATAA